Proteins from one Catenuloplanes atrovinosus genomic window:
- a CDS encoding MAB_1171c family putative transporter, which translates to MPEIGHLIALGFAATALAVKLVALIREPSNPATRATCGILFGFGSAVAIGWEPLYLAIDEASGVPNLAKVFENGSALIAAAGFQVLFLHLGDPPKAPARVRVRLTMLAAVIGIMSVAFWLAPVDVSEPVNFSERYATLPQIGVYFLFYLAYLAIAVTDILRMSLRYARRVNRKIVRFSLRLLSIGSMLGLGYVAHKALFIITEFLGGNLPWPESAGSQLFITSCIGFIALSFTISSVGTAVVAAWRWPAQDRLYRRLYPLWLAFYSVAPEIARQPGTRLATANLPLLRPRWLYRRYIEIGDGRLEIADFLASTTAQRAFDIAYAATVVVEGQRAGEVAGEAARVLVAVELYRTTVPIEEPADDVALSPATPTHPGDIDDEMEAQAAISDRLSSETAITAAREALAMANAATS; encoded by the coding sequence ATGCCTGAGATCGGCCACCTCATAGCCCTAGGGTTCGCTGCCACGGCGCTGGCGGTCAAGCTCGTCGCGCTGATACGCGAGCCCAGCAATCCCGCGACACGCGCCACCTGCGGGATTCTTTTTGGCTTCGGATCGGCGGTTGCCATCGGCTGGGAGCCTTTATACCTCGCAATCGATGAAGCGTCCGGTGTGCCAAACCTTGCAAAAGTGTTCGAGAATGGCTCAGCACTCATCGCCGCGGCTGGGTTCCAAGTCCTTTTCCTCCACCTGGGAGACCCGCCCAAGGCTCCTGCCCGCGTACGTGTTCGCCTGACGATGCTCGCCGCAGTGATCGGCATCATGTCTGTTGCATTCTGGCTCGCTCCAGTCGACGTCTCGGAGCCGGTTAACTTCTCGGAGCGATACGCGACACTTCCGCAGATCGGTGTCTACTTCCTCTTCTACCTTGCCTACCTCGCCATCGCGGTCACCGATATCTTGCGCATGTCGCTGCGCTATGCGCGCCGTGTCAATCGAAAAATAGTTCGCTTCAGTTTACGGCTTCTTAGTATCGGCAGTATGCTGGGGCTTGGCTACGTCGCGCACAAGGCACTCTTTATCATCACAGAATTCCTGGGTGGTAATCTGCCCTGGCCGGAATCGGCCGGATCTCAGCTTTTCATCACCTCCTGCATTGGTTTTATTGCGCTAAGCTTCACCATATCCAGCGTCGGAACAGCAGTGGTCGCCGCGTGGCGCTGGCCCGCACAGGATAGGCTCTATCGACGCCTCTATCCGCTATGGCTCGCATTCTATTCCGTCGCGCCGGAAATCGCCCGCCAGCCCGGCACTCGGCTCGCTACCGCGAATCTTCCTCTGCTGCGCCCTCGCTGGCTATACCGCCGATACATCGAAATAGGCGACGGTCGGCTAGAGATCGCCGACTTTCTGGCTTCCACCACGGCTCAACGTGCCTTCGATATTGCCTATGCTGCCACGGTGGTCGTAGAAGGACAGCGGGCTGGTGAAGTGGCGGGCGAGGCGGCTCGTGTTCTCGTCGCAGTCGAGCTGTATCGCACGACCGTGCCCATCGAGGAGCCGGCCGACGACGTCGCTCTCAGCCCGGCCACGCCTACCCACCCTGGCGATATCGACGATGAAATGGAGGCCCAAGCCGCAATTTCGGACCGCCTCAGCTCCGAGACGGCGATAACAGCCGCCAGGGAGGCTCTCGCAATGGCCAACGCGGCTACTTCCTAG
- a CDS encoding helix-turn-helix domain-containing protein, which translates to MEPIVGGSKEAVQVGHVIRTARRARGWSQSRLIDRLRRQAAEEEYRHVLPSDESFKAMVSRWENGHKVPDINYRGLLCRVLAVEPSDLGLGGS; encoded by the coding sequence GTGGAGCCGATCGTAGGTGGCTCGAAGGAAGCGGTGCAGGTGGGGCACGTCATCCGGACTGCCCGGCGGGCGAGGGGATGGTCTCAGTCGCGGCTGATTGACCGGCTGCGCCGCCAGGCCGCGGAGGAGGAATATCGCCATGTCCTGCCGTCGGATGAATCATTCAAGGCAATGGTCTCTCGATGGGAAAACGGGCACAAGGTGCCGGACATCAACTATCGAGGGCTGCTCTGCCGCGTTCTCGCGGTGGAGCCTTCGGACCTTGGGCTTGGTGGCTCTTGA
- a CDS encoding DUF6545 domain-containing protein, with translation MAPEWSRLEEQLRLMALDIPRPFNLDQFRRNVEEARDRVVTTVYFQPDYRTTTVSAVTQWWATSEADYIVVDESAAPLLQEQGILHELAHMLLEHSGRPLIDSLTHQFRFVSQDAILRTLARDITAYHDPQEAAAEALASLIPLPPERASTTRLRGQATEAMPDALGRLYRAAWPLWSELVGILDSPRLEFLTPIPRDTRLPLRLRRLVIESLDGLHRLRPHLSAKVAEAARDQALAAGNSMSTAQVIADAAAIGTAIDRAATFSHARLCTFPSPDQEAVVSRRHDLRGPLHSSTPFANAHWLAHVAQALARSFIVRRVREAAALHGTDGIR, from the coding sequence GTGGCCCCCGAATGGAGTCGGCTCGAGGAGCAGCTGCGCCTCATGGCGCTCGATATCCCCCGGCCGTTCAACCTCGACCAGTTTCGCCGCAATGTCGAGGAGGCTCGGGACCGCGTGGTCACCACCGTCTACTTCCAACCGGACTACCGCACCACCACGGTCTCCGCCGTCACACAGTGGTGGGCCACGTCTGAGGCGGACTACATCGTCGTCGATGAGTCGGCAGCACCGTTGCTCCAGGAGCAGGGGATCTTGCACGAACTGGCGCACATGCTGCTGGAGCACAGCGGACGACCGCTCATCGACTCCCTCACTCATCAGTTCAGGTTTGTCTCACAGGACGCGATTCTGCGAACCTTGGCACGGGACATCACCGCGTACCACGATCCGCAGGAGGCTGCTGCCGAAGCCCTCGCCAGCCTCATTCCCTTGCCCCCTGAGCGAGCTAGCACGACCCGCCTGCGGGGCCAGGCAACCGAGGCCATGCCAGACGCCCTTGGCCGCCTCTACCGCGCAGCGTGGCCGCTATGGAGCGAACTGGTGGGTATCCTCGACAGCCCACGTCTAGAATTTCTCACGCCCATACCGAGAGACACCCGGCTCCCCCTGCGTCTTCGGCGACTGGTTATCGAGAGCCTCGACGGCTTACACCGTCTCCGCCCGCACCTATCCGCGAAGGTTGCGGAGGCAGCACGAGATCAAGCCTTGGCCGCTGGCAACTCAATGAGTACCGCTCAAGTCATCGCCGACGCGGCAGCGATCGGCACCGCGATTGACCGTGCGGCAACCTTCAGCCACGCACGCCTTTGCACCTTCCCATCACCCGACCAGGAAGCAGTCGTCTCCCGCCGCCATGACCTGCGAGGGCCTTTACACAGCAGCACACCGTTCGCCAATGCCCATTGGCTAGCTCACGTCGCACAGGCGCTTGCGAGGAGTTTCATCGTTCGCCGAGTCCGCGAAGCGGCTGCGCTCCACGGGACCGACGGCATCCGATGA
- a CDS encoding inositol monophosphatase family protein, with product MARLHPDTAENPSTAAPAGSGPWQHELDFAITQAAAIGDLLTGARPAPATVKPDGTPVTTIDVAGNTLFSQALQARFPHDLLLAEEDTPPDYGPHPGRVWVLDPTDATWLLAAGIPLSAVSVALVVDGTPVLGVVRDPHTHRIFTAVAGGGAACNNRPLHVNQAQHLTGACLALPGGQVPALDSAGLLHAAVRAGADLVTTGSAVQDGLFVPAGLAAGYVYPYTSPWDIAALAVLTTEAGGHVTDLHGNPQRYDNHINGAIITNGALHPHLLGLVTTHLRQQTPGT from the coding sequence ATGGCACGCCTGCACCCGGACACCGCCGAAAACCCGTCGACGGCCGCGCCCGCGGGATCCGGCCCCTGGCAGCACGAACTCGACTTCGCGATCACGCAGGCGGCCGCGATCGGTGACCTCCTGACCGGCGCACGCCCGGCCCCGGCGACCGTGAAACCGGACGGCACACCGGTCACCACCATCGACGTGGCCGGCAACACCCTGTTCTCCCAGGCGCTACAAGCCCGGTTCCCCCACGACTTGCTCCTGGCCGAGGAAGACACGCCTCCCGACTACGGGCCGCATCCCGGCCGGGTCTGGGTCCTCGACCCCACCGACGCCACCTGGCTGCTCGCCGCCGGCATCCCGCTCAGCGCCGTGTCCGTGGCCCTGGTCGTCGACGGCACACCCGTGCTCGGCGTCGTCCGCGACCCGCACACACACCGCATCTTCACCGCCGTGGCTGGCGGCGGAGCCGCCTGCAACAACCGGCCCCTGCACGTCAACCAGGCACAGCACCTCACCGGTGCCTGCCTCGCCCTGCCCGGCGGGCAGGTACCCGCGCTGGACAGCGCCGGACTCCTGCACGCCGCAGTCCGCGCCGGCGCCGACCTCGTCACCACAGGGTCCGCCGTACAAGACGGGCTCTTCGTCCCCGCCGGACTCGCCGCAGGCTACGTCTACCCGTACACCAGCCCATGGGACATCGCCGCCCTCGCCGTGCTCACCACCGAGGCAGGCGGCCACGTCACCGACCTGCACGGCAACCCACAGCGCTACGACAACCACATCAACGGCGCGATCATCACCAACGGCGCCCTCCACCCCCACCTACTCGGCCTCGTCACCACCCACCTGCGACAACAGACGCCCGGAACGTAA
- a CDS encoding DUF6879 family protein gives MLDTILLPAGERLTADEFRAEFADQFWNIREGDFWKLERRQTFVEPGDASWAAFFHAGDWKRALRLIKARRTEYEDDARRMRQIGLTSYRVRVIEPPLTPYLQWELRSLALMGAISDRIRVLDAAHVRALETHTRLPELVCLGLDRTYEVLYTGAGAADGAIRHTSSTITAPCRDLIASLYADGEDVVDYVTREVAPLPPPAG, from the coding sequence ATGCTAGATACGATCCTTCTTCCCGCTGGCGAGCGGCTGACCGCCGACGAGTTCCGCGCCGAGTTCGCAGACCAGTTCTGGAACATCAGGGAAGGCGACTTCTGGAAACTCGAACGCCGCCAGACATTCGTCGAACCCGGCGACGCCAGCTGGGCGGCCTTCTTTCACGCCGGCGACTGGAAACGCGCGCTGCGGTTGATCAAAGCGCGGCGCACGGAGTACGAGGACGACGCACGCCGGATGCGCCAGATCGGCCTGACCTCCTACCGGGTACGGGTGATCGAGCCGCCACTGACCCCATACCTGCAATGGGAACTGCGGTCGCTGGCCCTGATGGGCGCCATCTCCGACCGCATCCGCGTCCTCGACGCCGCCCATGTCCGCGCGCTCGAGACGCACACCCGCTTACCGGAGCTGGTCTGCCTCGGCCTGGACCGCACCTACGAGGTGCTCTACACCGGCGCCGGCGCCGCCGACGGCGCGATCCGGCACACCTCCAGCACCATCACCGCCCCCTGCCGCGACCTCATCGCATCGCTGTACGCCGACGGCGAGGACGTCGTCGACTACGTCACCCGCGAGGTCGCACCGCTACCACCACCAGCCGGGTAA
- a CDS encoding tryptophan 2,3-dioxygenase family protein has protein sequence MTQADAALSLAMWSGTDRPAAAAFPYEQVVLALLATGKHRADPGVVEALRSARARLTDVRGPQRQRARLARWLDIALDKSDGCYDYQSYLGLGVLPVFDLVHPPATAAAALRHHDRVLALLLSDLCRFEVSAAARQTHVLPRLRPGIDRVRKRCRFALAAARPGLGRLGLADQIYAEDPITAASQLVYVMDLLTNTDDHLILRLTMLPVDTYHDEYLFLRVLQCFELLFSLLVVDVQDVISSLFAGRARLASSRLDAATGVLQEAQALWPLIATMQPAAFAHFRQNTEGASAIQSRAYKLLESLCARPAEDRLSSVAYLSVPDVRAKIVAGQASLDEAFRATRDRFGAASVAELHQAMERFAVTILRWRRSHLGIATRMLGTDESGTGNTSGLPYLATEKDRQVFRTSP, from the coding sequence ATGACCCAGGCCGATGCAGCGCTCTCCCTCGCTATGTGGAGTGGTACTGATCGACCCGCTGCGGCTGCTTTCCCGTACGAGCAGGTCGTCTTGGCGTTGCTTGCCACGGGCAAGCACCGCGCCGATCCGGGCGTGGTGGAGGCGTTGCGTAGCGCGCGCGCTCGGCTGACGGACGTCCGTGGGCCGCAACGTCAGCGGGCCCGCCTCGCTCGCTGGCTGGACATCGCACTGGACAAGTCCGACGGCTGTTACGACTACCAGTCCTACCTGGGCCTGGGTGTGCTGCCCGTCTTCGACCTGGTGCACCCTCCGGCCACCGCTGCGGCAGCGCTGCGTCATCACGATCGCGTTCTGGCCCTCCTGCTCAGTGACCTCTGCCGCTTCGAGGTCAGCGCCGCGGCACGGCAGACACACGTGTTGCCGCGGCTTCGGCCCGGCATCGATCGCGTCCGCAAGCGCTGCCGGTTCGCACTCGCCGCCGCCAGGCCTGGACTGGGACGCCTCGGGTTGGCCGATCAGATCTATGCGGAAGATCCCATCACTGCGGCATCTCAATTGGTGTACGTCATGGACTTGCTCACGAACACCGACGATCATCTGATACTCCGGCTGACAATGCTTCCGGTCGACACCTACCACGACGAGTACCTTTTCCTCCGTGTCCTGCAGTGCTTCGAGTTGCTGTTCTCGCTGCTCGTCGTGGACGTCCAAGACGTCATATCTTCGCTGTTCGCAGGCCGAGCGCGTCTCGCCTCATCGCGCCTCGACGCCGCTACCGGCGTTCTACAGGAGGCGCAGGCCTTGTGGCCACTGATCGCCACCATGCAGCCGGCCGCCTTCGCACACTTCCGGCAGAACACTGAGGGAGCTTCGGCTATCCAGTCACGGGCATATAAGTTACTTGAGTCGCTGTGTGCACGTCCGGCAGAGGACCGGCTTAGTTCGGTGGCATACTTGTCCGTACCGGATGTCCGCGCAAAAATCGTAGCTGGCCAAGCCTCTCTTGATGAGGCATTCCGCGCCACACGGGACCGGTTCGGCGCCGCGTCCGTGGCAGAGCTGCACCAAGCCATGGAACGGTTCGCAGTGACTATTCTGCGATGGCGGCGGAGCCACCTAGGGATCGCTACCAGGATGCTCGGCACCGACGAATCCGGAACTGGCAACACGAGCGGACTACCCTACCTGGCCACGGAAAAAGACCGGCAGGTATTCCGCACTTCCCCGTAG
- a CDS encoding helix-turn-helix domain-containing protein, whose product MTESDAAEETFALDTYAGRVSLLFHCFPKKNGRKFSYQEVAAATGISKASVGNLKNGVNTNPSADVIIALAMFFGVPADFILGLRNVEKTAAELRHLREIILLAGINGSDLGKFSAMSSDGTSTSLENIARILAAIQQVEAGRRSST is encoded by the coding sequence GTGACAGAAAGCGACGCGGCCGAGGAAACGTTCGCCCTGGATACCTATGCAGGTCGAGTTAGCCTGCTCTTCCATTGCTTTCCGAAGAAGAACGGCAGGAAGTTCTCTTATCAGGAGGTCGCCGCTGCGACTGGGATCTCCAAGGCTTCGGTAGGAAACCTAAAGAACGGAGTCAACACTAATCCCAGCGCCGACGTAATTATCGCCTTGGCCATGTTCTTCGGCGTCCCCGCCGACTTTATATTGGGGCTGCGGAACGTCGAGAAGACGGCCGCCGAGCTTCGACACCTGAGGGAGATTATCCTTCTGGCCGGGATCAATGGCAGCGATCTCGGTAAGTTCTCCGCAATGTCCAGCGACGGGACTTCTACATCGCTAGAGAACATCGCGAGAATCCTGGCAGCAATCCAGCAAGTGGAAGCCGGCCGCCGCTCCAGCACCTAA
- a CDS encoding aminotransferase class V-fold PLP-dependent enzyme, producing the protein MIPQQIDRFRARFPALEQRTHLASCSIAARSVDLDQAMTAMLDDLSGPAPWPAFERRAEDARRLFAALIGAEADQVALLPNVSIAAHQAAAAISFRRRPEVLLARAEFPGVAQALAAHRRRGAQLHWIGAPRRLLTATEFLESIGHRTALVSVPVVTYQNGQRLPVAEVAAAARAAGARVFVDAYQAVGVERIRVRELGCDYLAAGTGKYLFGLPGLAFLYARQPDGLPPLLTGWLGRRHPHTLLPDADDFPATARRWETGTPSVPAVYAASAGLGIVADLDLVDVRRHVTGLVDAAARQLAAQGERLRTAPEAHARGAHLALVDPEPDRLAAWLAQRRFSIAPRGDVARISFHAFNHRGDIARLCEHVRQYRQATRRHRA; encoded by the coding sequence GTGATCCCGCAGCAGATTGACCGGTTCCGCGCCAGATTCCCGGCGTTGGAGCAGAGGACGCACCTGGCCTCGTGCAGTATCGCCGCCCGGTCGGTCGACCTCGACCAGGCCATGACCGCCATGCTCGACGATCTCTCCGGGCCCGCGCCCTGGCCGGCGTTCGAGCGCCGGGCGGAGGACGCACGCCGCCTCTTCGCTGCCCTCATCGGCGCCGAGGCCGATCAGGTCGCGCTGCTGCCGAACGTGTCGATCGCCGCGCACCAGGCCGCAGCCGCGATCAGCTTCCGGCGCCGGCCCGAAGTGCTACTCGCGCGGGCCGAGTTCCCCGGGGTCGCCCAGGCTCTTGCCGCGCACCGTCGCCGCGGCGCACAACTGCACTGGATCGGCGCGCCCAGGCGTCTACTGACGGCGACGGAATTCCTGGAGAGCATCGGGCATCGCACCGCGCTGGTATCAGTACCGGTCGTCACGTACCAGAACGGCCAGCGTCTGCCCGTAGCCGAGGTCGCCGCCGCAGCGAGGGCTGCCGGCGCCCGGGTGTTCGTCGACGCCTACCAGGCCGTCGGCGTCGAGCGCATCCGTGTACGTGAACTCGGCTGCGACTATCTCGCCGCCGGCACCGGCAAGTACCTGTTCGGTCTGCCCGGACTCGCATTTTTGTACGCGCGCCAGCCCGATGGGCTTCCGCCGTTGCTGACCGGCTGGCTCGGACGCCGCCACCCGCACACCCTCCTCCCCGACGCGGACGACTTCCCCGCCACCGCACGACGGTGGGAGACCGGCACACCATCGGTTCCCGCCGTATACGCGGCCTCGGCCGGCCTCGGGATCGTCGCCGACCTCGACCTTGTCGACGTGCGTCGGCACGTCACAGGCCTGGTCGACGCTGCAGCCCGGCAGTTGGCTGCCCAAGGCGAACGTCTCCGCACCGCCCCCGAGGCCCATGCGCGCGGCGCGCACCTGGCCCTTGTCGACCCTGAGCCAGACCGGCTGGCCGCATGGCTCGCCCAGCGTCGCTTCTCCATTGCGCCTCGAGGTGACGTCGCTCGGATCTCCTTTCACGCCTTCAACCACCGCGGCGACATCGCGCGCCTGTGTGAGCACGTCCGCCAATACCGGCAGGCCACCCGACGACACCGAGCTTGA
- a CDS encoding tryptophan 2,3-dioxygenase family protein, translated as MSHEHAHPVSPGAGATGYVRYMRTDVLLSLQRSADEWVHPDELLFQATHQAHELFLKAASHSLARAVTQMDGHRPMAAQLLVDRATLTLRLLTDQLQLLRTISPADFHTIRTALGHGSGVESPGWQEFRLRARTANTAFLSLLDTAAIDLRQLYQGDPTVPLYRLAEALVSLDESVSRWRADHYALAVRLLGHNARGTQQTPVEALARPVSHRFFPRLWALRALLTATPPRVESGEGDL; from the coding sequence ATGTCACATGAGCACGCGCACCCGGTTTCACCCGGTGCCGGCGCGACAGGCTACGTCCGCTACATGCGCACGGACGTGCTGCTGTCGTTGCAGCGCAGTGCGGATGAGTGGGTGCACCCGGACGAGTTACTGTTCCAGGCCACCCACCAGGCTCACGAGTTGTTCTTGAAGGCGGCCTCGCACAGCCTCGCGCGTGCTGTCACGCAGATGGACGGTCATCGGCCGATGGCTGCGCAGCTGCTGGTGGATCGCGCGACGCTGACGCTGCGGCTGTTGACCGATCAGTTGCAGTTGCTGCGGACCATCTCTCCGGCCGACTTTCACACGATCCGGACGGCGCTCGGGCACGGTTCCGGTGTGGAGTCGCCTGGCTGGCAGGAGTTTCGGCTGCGGGCTCGCACGGCGAACACCGCGTTTCTCTCGTTGCTCGACACCGCGGCAATCGATCTGCGTCAGCTCTATCAGGGCGACCCAACCGTGCCACTGTATCGGCTTGCTGAGGCGCTGGTCAGCCTAGACGAGAGCGTTTCGCGGTGGCGCGCCGACCACTACGCGCTCGCGGTCCGGCTTCTAGGCCACAACGCGCGCGGTACCCAGCAAACCCCCGTCGAGGCGCTCGCGCGGCCGGTGTCACACCGCTTCTTCCCGCGCCTCTGGGCGCTACGCGCACTACTGACCGCGACCCCGCCACGGGTGGAATCCGGCGAGGGCGACTTGTGA
- a CDS encoding phosphoesterase PA-phosphatase produces MTSASSANHAETRDDTTEQSRQQQGAATAKDKPAARDRLSLAARLLTEVFAPAVLAAVMPITMALAAESNVVAGLGWGVLGAAFTAVVPYAIIRLGMWRGELKDHHIGDRSKRAKPFALSLISVAVGAAVIAIAGGPRELVGTIAVMFTVLLAGTVVNLWWKASVHGAVIAGSCTMLMLAFGFMAWPAWILAGAVGWSRVRLRDHTTAQVIAGLAMGVPVAAAVYSLITGLWRP; encoded by the coding sequence GTGACATCAGCAAGTTCGGCCAATCACGCAGAGACACGAGATGACACGACCGAACAGAGCCGGCAACAGCAGGGTGCCGCGACCGCCAAGGACAAGCCTGCGGCGCGCGACCGACTCAGCTTGGCGGCACGGTTACTTACCGAAGTCTTTGCGCCCGCAGTCCTTGCGGCAGTGATGCCGATCACAATGGCGCTGGCTGCAGAGTCCAATGTGGTTGCCGGGCTCGGTTGGGGTGTCCTCGGCGCGGCGTTCACAGCCGTAGTCCCTTACGCGATCATTCGCTTGGGCATGTGGCGCGGCGAGTTGAAGGACCATCACATCGGCGACCGCTCCAAACGCGCGAAGCCCTTCGCGCTGTCTCTGATATCCGTAGCCGTGGGCGCGGCCGTCATCGCCATCGCCGGAGGACCGCGCGAGTTGGTCGGGACGATCGCGGTGATGTTCACCGTGCTGCTCGCAGGCACGGTAGTGAATTTGTGGTGGAAGGCCAGCGTGCATGGCGCCGTGATAGCCGGCTCGTGCACCATGCTGATGCTCGCGTTTGGTTTCATGGCCTGGCCAGCGTGGATTCTGGCGGGCGCGGTTGGATGGTCGCGCGTTCGTCTTAGAGACCACACCACCGCCCAGGTCATTGCAGGCCTGGCCATGGGAGTACCAGTGGCGGCCGCAGTTTACAGCCTGATTACTGGTCTCTGGCGACCGTGA
- a CDS encoding MinD/ParA family ATP-binding protein, with protein sequence MPREFQGTQAEWVWLQAAALPPGCPSIAVSSADGGVGRSTLVAALGGLLALASPALVAAADLTGRAWGGLTHRVAATRPGTVWDAVAAAARGHPDLVAQFAQTGPTGLHILIGESQMSADRHPPSYGEAHHMLAALPSRYGLALLDLRPADNGGTWRALGASAAPVLVGRATEDSLQHLLTVLAWMRTAGLSAAADRCVVAVMTTSPVISRDTRAVQRQVEQTAGHVVRIGYDPVLARPHPIDVRVLHKATRTALTDLAAAVLRRCTGPGPASITGLGPVMPVPPAAPAPQLPAPPAPRRDED encoded by the coding sequence ATGCCGCGGGAGTTCCAGGGCACCCAGGCCGAATGGGTGTGGCTGCAAGCGGCCGCGCTCCCGCCGGGTTGCCCATCGATCGCGGTGTCGTCGGCGGACGGTGGTGTTGGCCGTTCGACGCTCGTGGCCGCGCTCGGCGGCCTGCTCGCCCTCGCCAGCCCGGCGCTCGTCGCGGCGGCCGACCTGACCGGCCGGGCCTGGGGCGGCCTCACGCATCGGGTTGCCGCCACCCGCCCGGGGACGGTCTGGGACGCGGTGGCCGCAGCCGCCCGCGGCCACCCGGACCTTGTTGCCCAGTTCGCGCAGACCGGGCCGACCGGTCTGCACATCCTCATTGGAGAGTCGCAGATGAGCGCAGATCGTCACCCGCCGTCGTACGGCGAGGCACATCACATGCTGGCCGCGCTGCCGTCCCGGTACGGGCTGGCGCTGCTGGACCTGCGGCCGGCCGACAACGGCGGCACCTGGCGTGCGCTGGGTGCGTCCGCTGCCCCGGTCCTTGTCGGCCGGGCCACGGAGGATTCGCTGCAGCACCTGCTGACGGTGCTGGCGTGGATGCGTACCGCGGGGTTGTCCGCGGCCGCGGACCGGTGCGTGGTGGCGGTGATGACAACTTCGCCGGTGATCAGCCGGGATACCCGCGCGGTGCAGCGGCAGGTGGAGCAGACGGCCGGGCACGTCGTGCGGATCGGTTACGACCCGGTCCTGGCCCGGCCGCATCCGATCGACGTGCGCGTGCTGCACAAGGCCACGAGGACCGCGCTGACCGATCTTGCCGCCGCGGTGCTGCGCCGGTGTACCGGCCCGGGCCCGGCGTCGATCACAGGGCTTGGCCCGGTCATGCCGGTGCCACCGGCGGCTCCCGCGCCGCAGCTACCGGCACCACCGGCGCCGCGCCGGGATGAGGACTAG
- a CDS encoding helix-turn-helix domain-containing protein gives MEGREQPITSFARRFAALRDEVYPKDRKPYTAAEIARGTGLSKAYVNYLLSGERDNPTRAVVRAIAGFFNVPEDYFSDGAQGDRIREQVAELAELRALKEALDDKELAGVIIKARGLDPARRRGFLAIVNQVLDWDKSKSDGAV, from the coding sequence GTGGAGGGCCGAGAGCAGCCCATCACCTCGTTCGCCAGGCGATTTGCGGCCCTTCGCGACGAGGTGTACCCGAAGGACCGCAAGCCCTACACGGCGGCCGAGATCGCACGCGGCACAGGCCTCAGCAAGGCCTACGTCAACTACCTCCTCTCCGGCGAAAGAGATAACCCCACGCGGGCGGTCGTCCGAGCGATCGCCGGATTCTTCAACGTCCCGGAGGATTACTTCTCCGATGGCGCTCAGGGCGACAGGATCCGCGAACAAGTCGCCGAGTTGGCCGAGCTGAGGGCGCTCAAAGAAGCACTGGATGACAAGGAACTCGCCGGCGTCATCATCAAAGCCCGGGGGCTAGACCCGGCGCGCCGTCGAGGATTCCTCGCGATCGTGAACCAGGTGCTCGACTGGGACAAGTCCAAGTCCGACGGTGCGGTCTAG